A portion of the Cryptomeria japonica chromosome 5, Sugi_1.0, whole genome shotgun sequence genome contains these proteins:
- the LOC131032797 gene encoding disease resistance protein TAO1 translates to MAEYFFSLCCCSCCSSSAPQSLQQEAASSRTPPHRQAVPEHFTPPSPSQPSEKEATDFKNILHKFTDVSKIHGLIQILEDLLKIATGERSDRGSNSAAGSHIQDVKTILEMLDKRIGKRPLRENSTDDAIAEMGKVFIDLLKGSEKISKVGVALSMLGYVLERSSRMHDNKTECLEVLRRMFNLGKQIVELNEQISEQKQKLNEGVQCIVEGTIMCISQLAEADVFRFLAATVNANSLKDFQLKIDRLYSDIHLLASIDIGERVPKISPQTQKIYAYKPTVGMESARETVIQHLDLDAQDETPIVVVVYGFGGIGKTTLADAVYANISLQSYKHCRIQMDQNCTKNDLKILQEQILYGLFRENLKLNNCDDGRARLLSSLKNNPEQLLFLYLDNALKSNDLEQLLPTDFCSCLPPKSRVLVTTRNLKETNIFISSNIRRREYDVSPLPQIESRKLLLKKVPDYSDESNIHKLLELCGGVPLLLELAGSQLAMNTRNTKNIVLEMLREGEKVEDRDISDSMVGFVYDRFSEPVKQAFLDIASYFYNWKSKEVASIVGEEEFGTLEATSFVRTSEGGYVIVHDIVRARGKKLSEQEGNRIRDPETLIECLKSEEKLRNLKGIFLSEGYQQLPIEISLDHLNCMSKSLRVLHNGGSQITFSGKCHKPFEQLRYLKIPSNVPDLPMEFEKLKHLSWYSGPLTQSMSLYEFPPSLCYMNIEDSSTGRVEYSKIPPKVTKDSSLVKLSLYRFKNMTRLPDGVEELTNLEELCLRYCNQLRELPSKLRDLSNLKELTLHHSNKLKNLPADFGQLSNLTRLDLSGCSRLSELPSTFGHLVSLKYLNLKDCKSLTKLPSSFGQLKNLEQLYLRDCSDLKELPPDFGQLKNLIELDLSFSSGLEEWPSSFEDLTKVKKLVLTDCSPNLIQSLPHNIKRSNCIVSK, encoded by the exons ATGGCCGAATATTTCTTTTCTTTATGCTGTTGCTCTTGCTGCTCCTCTTCTGCTCCACAATCTCTTCAACAAGAAGCCGCCTCTTCACGAACACCTCCTCACCGACAAGCCGTTCCTGAGCATTTCACCCCCCCTTCACCTTCACAACCTTCTGAAAAAGAGGCCACGGATTTCAAGAATATTCTACACAAATTCACTGATGTCAGCAAGATTCACGGTCTGATTCAGATTTTAGAGGATTTATTGAAGATCGCG ACGGGAGAGAGGAGTGATAGAGGATCTAATTCAGCGGCAGGCTCTCATATCCAAGATGTCAAAACAATCCTGGAGATGCTAGATAAACGTATTGGCAAGCGTCCTTTAAGG GAAAATTCTACAGATGACGCAATTGCAGAAATGGGAAAGGTTTTTATAGATTTACTCAAAGGCTCTGAGAAAATTTCTAAAGTAGGAGTAGCACTTTCTATGTTGGGATATGTATTGGAGAGATCTAGTCGGATGCATGACAACAAGACTGAGTGCCTTGAAGTTTTGAGAAGGATGTTTAATCTTGGAAAGCAAATTGTAGAATTGAATGAGCAAATTTCAGAGCAGAAGCAGAAACTAAACGAGGGAGTCCAGTGCATCGTTGAAGGAACTATCATGTGCATCTCCCAACTTGCAGAGGCCGATGTTTTCAG GTTTCTTGCTGCTACAGTCAATGCCAATAGCTTAAAAGATTTTCAACTCAAAATAGACCGCTTGTATAGCGACATCCATTTGTTGGCTTCAATTGACATAGGGGAAAGAGTGCCAAAGATTTCTCCACAAACACAGAAAATCTATGCATACAAACCCACAG TTGGAATGGAGAGCGCACGGGAAACTGTAATTCAACATCTTGATTTGGATGCACAAGATGAAACACCAATTGTTGTAGTTGTCTATGGATTTGGAGGCATTGGCAAGACGACACTTGCCGATGCCGTTTATGCTAACATAAGTCTCCAATCTTATAAGCATTGTAGAATTCAGATGGATCAAAATTGTACCAAGAATGATCTTAAGATCCTCCAAGAGCAGATATTGTATGGATTGTTCAGAGAGAACTTGAAATTGAATAATTGTGATGATGGTCGGGCAAGGCTGTTGTCATCTTTAAAAAACAATCCTGAGCAGCTTTTATTTTTATACCTTGACAATGCTCTCAAAAGTAATGATCTGGAGCAACTTCTACCTACAGACTTTTGCAGTTGCCTTCCACCGAAGAGCCGAGTACTTGTCACTACTCGAAATCTCAAGGAGACAAACATATTTATCTCCAGTAATATTCGACGCCGAGAATATGATGTGAGTCCTCTTCCACAAATAGAGTCCAGAAAACTTTTGTTGAAGAAAGTACCAGACTACAGTGATGAAAGTAATATACACAAACTCCTTGAGCTATGTGGTGGTGTTCCGCTTCTACTGGAACTAGCTGGTTCGCAGCTAGCTATGAATACCCGAAATACAAAGAATATAGTATTGGAGATGCTTAGAGAAGGAGAGAAGGTCGAAGACAGAGATATAAGCGACAGCATGGTTGGTTTTGTATATGACAGATTCTCAGAACCTGTTAAACAGGCATTTCTAGATATTGCATCCTACTTTTATAATTGGAAAAGTAAAGAAGTGGCCAGCATAGTTGGAGAGGAAGAATTTGGAACTCTAGAAGCGACGTCATTTGTCAGGACATCTGAAGGCGGCTATGTGATTGTTCATGACATAGTTCGAGCAAGAGGGAAAAAGCTATCAGAGCAAGAGGGAAATAGAATAAGAGACCCTGAGACTTTAATAGAATGCTTGAAATCTGAAGAG AAACTCAGaaatttgaaaggtatttttcttaGTGAAGGATATCAACAACTTCCAATTGAAATTAGTCTTGATCATCTTAATTGCATGAGCAAATCATTAAGAGTGCTACATAATGGTGGATCACAAATAACATTCAGTGGGAAGTGCCATAAACCATTTGAACAACTCAGGTACCTTAAGATTCCAAGTAATGTTCCTGATTTGCCAATGGAGTTTGAGAAACTTAAGCATCTCTCCTGGTACAGCGGCCCATTGACACAGAGCATGAGTTTGTATGAG TTTCCTCCAAGCTTGTGCTACATGAACATTGAGGATTCTTCTACAGGCAGAGTTGAATATTCTAAAATTCCTCCCAAAGTCACTAAAGATTCTTCACTAGTAAAACTAAGCTTATATCGTTTCAAAAATATGACAAGATTACCAGATGGAGTAGAAGAGCTAACAAACTTAGAGGAGTTATGTTTAAGATATTGCAATCAGTTGAGAGAACTTCCTTCCAAGTTGAGAGATCTCAGCAATCTAAAAGAGTTGACTTTACATcacagcaacaaattgaaaaatttgCCTGCAGACTTTGGGCAACTTAGCAATTTAACAAGGTTGGATTTATCTGGCTGCTCTAGATTAAGTGAATTGCCTTCCACCTTTGGACATCTTGTTTCCctaaaatatttgaatttgaaagatTGTAAAAGTCTGACAAAGTTACCTTCAAGTTTTGGCCAACTCAAAAATCTAGAACAATTATATTTGAGAGACTGCTCTGACTTAAAAGAGTTGCCTCCAGATTTTGGGCAACTTAAAAATTTAATAGAGTTAGATTTGAGCTTCTCTTCTGGGTTAGAAGAATGGCCGTCAAGTTTCGAAGATCTCACAAAGGTAAAGAAGTTGGTTTTGACAGATTGTTCTCCAAATTTGATACAATCGTTACCACATAATATTAAAAGAAGTAATTGTATTgtatcaaaataa